A single region of the Brachypodium distachyon strain Bd21 chromosome 3, Brachypodium_distachyon_v3.0, whole genome shotgun sequence genome encodes:
- the LOC100828511 gene encoding acyl-[acyl-carrier-protein] desaturase 7, chloroplastic isoform X1, translated as MAPFAAATTTTVLAKPGYPSWRPLDRCKPSATATMSTWRSGRTAAMALGRRELLEERDEEWRRYLAPERQEVLAHLEPWAEANMLPLLKPADSAWQPSDFLPDAATLGGEGFAAACAEVRARAELVPDALLVCLVGNMVTEEALPTYHAMSNRFEATRDATGSGGDAWARWLRGWSAEENRHGDLLSRYCYLSGRVDMRRVERTVHALVANGMPMHAPASAHHGYVYVAFQERATAVSHGNTARKAGACGDPLLARICGAVAGDEKRHEAAYTRLVARIFECDADAAVRAMAYMMRRRITMPAALMDDGGPGGSSLFARYAAAASQAGVYTAADYRAILEHLIREWKVEELAAGLSGEGRRARDYVCALPDKIRRMEEKAFDRTKKKPSLVPFSWIFDRPVSLVLP; from the exons ATGGCTCCCTTTGCAGCAGCAACCACAACGACAGTGTTAGCCAAGCCCGGATACCCGTCATGGAGACCACTCGACCGCTGCAAGCCATCAGCAACAGCTACCATGAGCACCTG GAGGAGCGGGAGGACGGCAGCCATGGCTTTGGGTCGGCGTGAGCTGTTGGAGGAGAGGGATGAGGAATGGAGGAGATACCTTGCACCGGAGAGACAAGAAGTCCTGGCCCATCTAGAGCCATGGGCAGAAGCCAACATGCTCCCTCTCCTGAAACCCGCCGACTCAGCCTGGCAGCCGTCAGACTTCCTCCCGGACGCGGCGACGCTAGGCGGCGAGGGCTTCGCCGCGGCGTGCGCCGaggtccgcgcgcgcgccgagcTCGTCCCGGACGCGCTCCTGGTGTGCCTCGTCGGCAACATGGTGACAGAGGAAGCCCTGCCGACCTACCACGCCATGTCGAACCGCTTCGAGGCCACCCGCGACGCgaccggcagcggcggcgacgcctgGGCGCGGTGGCTCCGGGGCTGGTCCGCCGAGGAGAACCGCCACGGCGACCTCCTGAGCCGCTACTGCTACCTGTCCGGCCGCGTCGACATGCGCCGGGTGGAGCGCACCGTGCACGCGCTCGTGGCCAACGGCATGCCGATGCACGCCCCTGCCAGCGCGCACCACGGCTACGTCTACGTCGCCTTCCAGGAGCGCGCCACGGCGGTCTCCCACGGGAACACGGCCAGGAAGGCCGGGGCTTGCGGGGACCCGCTGCTGGCCCGGATCtgcggcgccgtcgccggggacgAGAAGCGGCACGAGGCGGCCTACACGCGGCTCGTGGCCAGGATCTTCGAgtgcgacgccgacgccgccgtgcgcgccaTGGCGTACATGATGCGGCGCAGGATCACCATGCCCGCCGCGCTCATGGACGACGGCGGCCCCGGCGGCTCCAGCCTCTTCGCGAGGTacgcggcggccgcgagcCAGGCAGGGGTGTACACGGCGGCGGACTACCGGGCCATACTGGAGCACCTGATCCGGGAGTGGAAGGTTGAGGAGCTGGCGGCGGGGCTGTCCGGGGAAGGGAGGCGGGCCAGGGACTACGTGTGCGCCTTGCCGGACAAGATCCGGAGGATGGAGGAGAAGGCCTTTGAcaggacgaagaagaagcccaGCCTTGTTCCGTTTAGCTGGATCTTCGATAGGCCTGTTAGTCTCGTGCTGCCTTGA
- the LOC100828511 gene encoding acyl-[acyl-carrier-protein] desaturase 7, chloroplastic isoform X2: MAPFAAATTTTVLAKPGYPSWRPLDRCKPSATATMSTWSGRTAAMALGRRELLEERDEEWRRYLAPERQEVLAHLEPWAEANMLPLLKPADSAWQPSDFLPDAATLGGEGFAAACAEVRARAELVPDALLVCLVGNMVTEEALPTYHAMSNRFEATRDATGSGGDAWARWLRGWSAEENRHGDLLSRYCYLSGRVDMRRVERTVHALVANGMPMHAPASAHHGYVYVAFQERATAVSHGNTARKAGACGDPLLARICGAVAGDEKRHEAAYTRLVARIFECDADAAVRAMAYMMRRRITMPAALMDDGGPGGSSLFARYAAAASQAGVYTAADYRAILEHLIREWKVEELAAGLSGEGRRARDYVCALPDKIRRMEEKAFDRTKKKPSLVPFSWIFDRPVSLVLP, encoded by the exons ATGGCTCCCTTTGCAGCAGCAACCACAACGACAGTGTTAGCCAAGCCCGGATACCCGTCATGGAGACCACTCGACCGCTGCAAGCCATCAGCAACAGCTACCATGAGCACCTG GAGCGGGAGGACGGCAGCCATGGCTTTGGGTCGGCGTGAGCTGTTGGAGGAGAGGGATGAGGAATGGAGGAGATACCTTGCACCGGAGAGACAAGAAGTCCTGGCCCATCTAGAGCCATGGGCAGAAGCCAACATGCTCCCTCTCCTGAAACCCGCCGACTCAGCCTGGCAGCCGTCAGACTTCCTCCCGGACGCGGCGACGCTAGGCGGCGAGGGCTTCGCCGCGGCGTGCGCCGaggtccgcgcgcgcgccgagcTCGTCCCGGACGCGCTCCTGGTGTGCCTCGTCGGCAACATGGTGACAGAGGAAGCCCTGCCGACCTACCACGCCATGTCGAACCGCTTCGAGGCCACCCGCGACGCgaccggcagcggcggcgacgcctgGGCGCGGTGGCTCCGGGGCTGGTCCGCCGAGGAGAACCGCCACGGCGACCTCCTGAGCCGCTACTGCTACCTGTCCGGCCGCGTCGACATGCGCCGGGTGGAGCGCACCGTGCACGCGCTCGTGGCCAACGGCATGCCGATGCACGCCCCTGCCAGCGCGCACCACGGCTACGTCTACGTCGCCTTCCAGGAGCGCGCCACGGCGGTCTCCCACGGGAACACGGCCAGGAAGGCCGGGGCTTGCGGGGACCCGCTGCTGGCCCGGATCtgcggcgccgtcgccggggacgAGAAGCGGCACGAGGCGGCCTACACGCGGCTCGTGGCCAGGATCTTCGAgtgcgacgccgacgccgccgtgcgcgccaTGGCGTACATGATGCGGCGCAGGATCACCATGCCCGCCGCGCTCATGGACGACGGCGGCCCCGGCGGCTCCAGCCTCTTCGCGAGGTacgcggcggccgcgagcCAGGCAGGGGTGTACACGGCGGCGGACTACCGGGCCATACTGGAGCACCTGATCCGGGAGTGGAAGGTTGAGGAGCTGGCGGCGGGGCTGTCCGGGGAAGGGAGGCGGGCCAGGGACTACGTGTGCGCCTTGCCGGACAAGATCCGGAGGATGGAGGAGAAGGCCTTTGAcaggacgaagaagaagcccaGCCTTGTTCCGTTTAGCTGGATCTTCGATAGGCCTGTTAGTCTCGTGCTGCCTTGA